TTCATCATGGTTTTGATCCAGATTATTATCCCAAAGAAAATTATCCCTCCGAAGAAGATAGAATTGTACTGGCATATATAGGTCATATGGATGAATATCGAAACTTGTATGAGCTTGCCAATGGGTTAAAATTGTCTAAGTATGGTTCAATGTTTAAGGTGATATTAATCGGTCATGTACCAGAAGAACAGTTAGACTATGTTAAAAAGTTGGGTCTGGAAGATATATTCGAATATCTAGGAGAGAAAAGTTGGGAAGAATGTTTAATTGAGATGAAAAAATGTGATATCTTGGTCTCAATGGATCCAAATTATGTCAACATGGATTATAGTCAGCAGATGAGTTCTAAGATCGCAGATTATCTTGGCGCAAAAAAACCAATATTGTTCATGTCTTACGATAAAGGAATATCTGCAGATATAGCAAATTATACAAATAATAAGTTGATAAGGAACAGAGGAGAAGATGTGGCCAAATTTCTAGACTCAGTTGCTACTCTTGGAATTTGGATGCCGGACTATGAAAAATATGAAATATTCAATTCCCGCAACATCTCTGCTTACTTTGATAAACAAATTTTTTTAAAATTATTGAAAATTTGAAATATTAATTCTTATTCCTTAAGAATTTGATCTCATGATATTTCCGTAATTTTGTCAAATTCTTCTTTTCCACTGACCATAATTTTAGTGCTTTTATCCTTTCATCTTCTGAATGTATCAATTCTATCCTCTCATCAATATCTTTTATTACCCAGTCAAAATATTTATACATGCTATGTAAACCATATTCATTAAATCTTTGACTGATCATTTTAGAAATTTCAATTTTATCATTGATCAGTTTAAAATTATAAGTTTTCGTAGTAGAATCGTCTCTCATAGTCCTCAAATAAACAATTTCTGAACAAACACCGATATTTTTTGAATAATACCATGCCTGAAGAGCAAACGGCATGTCTTCCCAAAATACGCCCTCCGGAAACATTATATTATTTTCTTTTAATAATTGGCTCGAATATAGAGTGCAGACAATGTTCATGAACATCGCTGACTGGTCGTTCCTTATATTGATAAATCTTCGACTGAGATATTTAACTAACTTCTTCTCATGACTTTCCTGAGGAATTATTTTAGAGTTCAGATTCCACGCAATCCGTCCTACTACCATATCGCAGCAATACTTTTTTGCTACCCAGAACAACATTTCGCATGCATTTGGGACATATTCATCGTCCGAATCCAAGAACATTATATACCTGCCAGTAGAGGCTTTAATACCTTCGTTTCTGGCGGCTCCCTGTCCTTGATTTTCCTGATCAATAATCTTTATTTTTTCAGGGTACCTACTTTGATACGATTTCATTATTTCTAATGAGTTATCCTTGGAACCGTCATTGATGAGAATTATCTCAATATCTTTTATTGTCTGGGCCAGCAACGAATCGATACATTTAGGAAGATATTCGCTTGTGTTGTAAATAGGGACTATGACCGATATTAGATGACTATAACCCATCCGTTCTTTCGAAAAATCGTAACCGCTCCAGAACGGATTGTGTATTATCACCTCATGCGATCCTGGAACGGGATCCATATAGTCCAATAGATTCACTTTCTCTCTAACCTTCTGGATGCGGCTCCATTCAATATATTCTTCTGATAGCGCGCTTTTTTGCCAGATTATAAAATCATCAATTGTAAAATTTAACGGATCTGAACCAATATTTATCCTTACTTTAAATGATTTCGCTCTTATATGTCGAACCGAGGTCATATTGAACTTCGATTGACCCTTTTTTACTTTGAACGCCTTGTTATCATTTAGAATCCTTTTTTCATCATCATATTGTAGAACTGCTAGAACAAACTCACCTTGACCCTCGGATTCAACGGAAACGGAGATATCTATCACATCTGTATCATCTTTATAGGCTGATTTTTGATGAAATCTGTCCGATGACGGGACATCATAACCTCTATCGAACACCTGGACCCATTGATGGGAAGATGCCTTCTTTGGAATCGAAATCGTTATCCTTCCAGTATCTTTCTTGATATCAAACTCTTTTGTTATCTGATAAAAATCCGATGGTTCGATCGATGTCCGTAATAATGTTCTCATTCGATACCAGGTAACATAAATGACATAATAACAACTTCGGTCTTTATCATGACATATTTTAATATATAATTAATAATAATTTAATACTGACGATTTGCTAGATTTTATATAAGTCCCATACATTGCGGAAAGGTCAGAGATGACTAGATACATGCAGAACAAACCATCGATCTGCGTCATCGGTCTCGGTTACATCGGCTTGCCCACGGCTCTCCTTTTCGCCAATAATGGATTCAATGTTTCTGGATGTGATATTAATCAAAACATAGTGAATCTCATCAACTCAAAAAAACCTCCCTTCAACGAGGAGGAGCTGCTCGAACGACTGGAAAATGCAATAGACTCTGGTAAGTTAAGAGCTTATACATATCCAATGGCAAGCGATGTTTACATAATAACTGTCCAAACGCCTTATAAAGAAGAGATCTGTAATGCGGAGCTAGGATTCTTGAACAACGCTGTTGAGAGCATTAAGCCGATCCTAAAAGATGGCGACCTTGTCATTGTTGAATCGACAATTCCACCTGGAACAACATTAGGTCCTGTATGCGATGCTTTGGCCTCCATAAGAAATGAGAAAAAAATATTCATTGCGCACGTCCCCGAACATGCGCTCGTTGGGAAATTGTTCTTTGAATTGATCAATAACTCAAGGTTAATTGGCGGGGTCGACCCTGAGTCGACGGATAGGGCGGCCGACCTGTACTCCAAGGTTGTGAAAGGGAAATTGATCAAGACGGATGCAACTACCGCGGAGCTCGTCAAGATTATGGAGAACACATATCGTGATGTCAATATTGCATTGGCCAATGAGCTCGCCAAGTATGCAGAGAGCATCGGAGTCAACATTTGGGAGGCGATCGACGCAGCTAATAAGCACCCAAGGGTGAACATACATCGACCGGGACCGGGAGTGGGGGGAGAATGCATTGCTGTAGACCCGTTGTTCCTTCTCAACAACGACAAGGTCGATATGCCATTGGTAAGAGCAGCGAGGTCGGTGAACGACTCTATGCCTCAGTTCGTAGTAAATAAGATTGAGAAAATACTATCAAAATCTGGTCAAAAGCAACCAATGATAGCATTGCTCGGCCTTTCGTTCAAGGCAAATGTATCAGACTCGAGGAACAGTCCTTCAAAGGACATTTGCCACATCCTTGATCAGAAGGGTATTAGATATAAGGCCTACGATCCTCACGCGGCAAAAGGAACGGTCAATAATCAGGTCGACAACCTGATGGATGCGTTAAAAGGGGCTGACTTGGCCGTTGTCCTTGTGGATCATGATGATTTCTTGAGGATGTGCCCTAAGACCATAAAGGGTTTCATGCGCACACCGGTCATATTCGATACTAAGAATTGCTTGGACCACTCTGAGTATCGTCATGCAGGTTTCAAGACTTGTTTGCTAGGATACAAGTGCAATTGATGCGCCCTGTAAAAGCAAAAAGAATATGACATAGCGTCATATCAGTTTGGGATGCAATGAGAACTGCCAGAAAAAGAGGTTTCTTTAAGCTTTACAAAAAATATTGGCGATTCTACAATAAGATATCCCCTCACCTCGATCTCGCTAAGATAAAGAGCTCATACCTTGGGATGCTTGTTCCATCTTATCATAAATTTAACAAAATACTCAGCCATGGGTTCGACCTGGCACCTGACCAGAATATGAGGCCAGCCCCCTCAGAGGAGTCGCTGAGATTGAGAGAGAAGATCAGAGCTGGGAAGGTGCTTGATTTCAAGATTCCAGATTATCTCGTAGATCTGAAAGGACTAAGGGTCGCCTGCATTCTTGATGATTTTACATTTACAACGTTCTCTAAGGTCTGCGATGCTTATCAAATAACCTCCAGTTCCTGGCGTGATGAGCTGGAGTCCTTTGATCCCCACATGCTTTTTGTTGAAGCGGCATGGCATGGAAAAGGGGACAGCTGGAGAAGAAAGATATCAATCATATCTGACGAGCTTGTCCAATTATTGACGTGGTGCTCAGAGCGGAACATTCCGACCGTGTTCTGGAATAAAGATGACCCCCCGCATTATGCGACGTTCATCAATACGGCCGCGCTGTTCGACATTGTCTTTACGACAGACATCGACCTAATTGGGGATTATAAAAAAGGTCTTGGCCATGACCGGGTCTATCTGTTGCCATTCTGGGCAGAGCCGAGCATTCACAATCCGATCGAAAAGTATGAAAGAATCAAGGGATTTTGTTTTGCTGGCACTTATTACATGAAATATCTTGAGAGAAGAAGGGACTTTAAAACCTTCTTCGATGCTCTCTCCCCGCTGGGCCCTTTTGACATTTATGATAGGAACGAATATGCTGGTAATCCTAACTATACTTACCCGGATGAGTTCAAGGATTTTATCAAAGGCACCCTGCCGTATGATCAGATCGATGTGGCCTATAAGGGCTATTTTTTTGGAATAAACATGAACTCTATCAAGGATTCCCAGCTCATGTGCGCCAGAAGGACCTATGAGCTAATGGCGTCCAATACTATCGTTCTAAGCAATTATTCCAGGGCGGTAAAGAACATCTTTGGGGACCTGATAATCGCCACAGATGACGGAGAGATATTAAGATCAAAGGTCATTGATCTTCTTTCAGATGATAATCTGAGGGACTCTTATAGGCTCCGTGGCCTCAGGAGAGTGTTGTTGGACCACACAACTGAAAATAGGTTGTCATATGTGGTCGAGAAAACCTTCGGCAAGAGGGTCGAACCGGTCATGCCGTCGGTCACGATGGTCTCGTTCGTAAAAAACAAAGAAATGGCGGAGTCTGTGACGAGATTATTCTTGGCCCAAGGATATGCTAAGAAACAGTTGGTGATTGTCGCAGAGCAGGGAATCGACGTGCCTAAAGTGGCAGTCAAGGTGCTGACAGACCCTTCACCAGATAGATTAAGAGAGGCGATCGAAGGGTCCGATATGCTCGGGATATTTGATGCGGGAGTGATGTACGGAAAAAATTATCTCTTAGATCTCTGCCTGGCCGGGAAATATGCAGATGCTGAAGCGTATCAGAAGTCGGCCGATGGTGAGAAGGAATATTCCTTTTCAGGGACCGTTCATCTTGAAAGAGGGCTTGTAAAGTCCACCCATGCTGAATCTTTCATACATCTGTCGTTATCTTGTAAAGGACCTTTCCAGTTAAATTTGAAAACCCTCACGATCGACAGATTCCTTTCGGAACCTTGTAAATATGAAGGAGAGCCATGGGATGAGGGCATACCGATCAGGTCGATTTTTTCGCTGGCCGAACAGACCAAGGCCGGTGAAAGAAGGTTGGTCGTCAAGCATGGTATCC
This genomic window from Methanomassiliicoccales archaeon contains:
- a CDS encoding nucleotide sugar dehydrogenase, with amino-acid sequence MTRYMQNKPSICVIGLGYIGLPTALLFANNGFNVSGCDINQNIVNLINSKKPPFNEEELLERLENAIDSGKLRAYTYPMASDVYIITVQTPYKEEICNAELGFLNNAVESIKPILKDGDLVIVESTIPPGTTLGPVCDALASIRNEKKIFIAHVPEHALVGKLFFELINNSRLIGGVDPESTDRAADLYSKVVKGKLIKTDATTAELVKIMENTYRDVNIALANELAKYAESIGVNIWEAIDAANKHPRVNIHRPGPGVGGECIAVDPLFLLNNDKVDMPLVRAARSVNDSMPQFVVNKIEKILSKSGQKQPMIALLGLSFKANVSDSRNSPSKDICHILDQKGIRYKAYDPHAAKGTVNNQVDNLMDALKGADLAVVLVDHDDFLRMCPKTIKGFMRTPVIFDTKNCLDHSEYRHAGFKTCLLGYKCN
- a CDS encoding glycosyltransferase, producing the protein MREKIRAGKVLDFKIPDYLVDLKGLRVACILDDFTFTTFSKVCDAYQITSSSWRDELESFDPHMLFVEAAWHGKGDSWRRKISIISDELVQLLTWCSERNIPTVFWNKDDPPHYATFINTAALFDIVFTTDIDLIGDYKKGLGHDRVYLLPFWAEPSIHNPIEKYERIKGFCFAGTYYMKYLERRRDFKTFFDALSPLGPFDIYDRNEYAGNPNYTYPDEFKDFIKGTLPYDQIDVAYKGYFFGINMNSIKDSQLMCARRTYELMASNTIVLSNYSRAVKNIFGDLIIATDDGEILRSKVIDLLSDDNLRDSYRLRGLRRVLLDHTTENRLSYVVEKTFGKRVEPVMPSVTMVSFVKNKEMAESVTRLFLAQGYAKKQLVIVAEQGIDVPKVAVKVLTDPSPDRLREAIEGSDMLGIFDAGVMYGKNYLLDLCLAGKYADAEAYQKSADGEKEYSFSGTVHLERGLVKSTHAESFIHLSLSCKGPFQLNLKTLTIDRFLSEPCKYEGEPWDEGIPIRSIFSLAEQTKAGERRLVVKHGILVVAPHYPSYDNIYRYIFVHRRIKAYLSSGLKVEVFRFNRSLPKGFSEFDGVDVITGSSKEFDDIISQGDCRTVFVHFLNEEIWNSLKDRKIERIVVWVHGAEIQPWYRREFNYDNFAQRRKARIESDRRLRFWRHLLSDPPENVHFVFVSRYFFDEVCKDLGVRLDDEKYSIIHNYIDKKRFLFVEKGPEMRNRVLSVRPFSNRKYANDLSVKAILELSKRPCFKDMEFRMIGEGPLFDETVAPLRRFENVILENRSLSEAEYSRIFDDYGVFLCPTRWDSHGVSRDEAMSKGLVAITNNVAAIPEFVDESSAMIVPPEDYVAMADAMQRLYDDPDLFIKLSRRGPGVVEAKCGYEQTIARELELAVKNRAT
- a CDS encoding glycosyltransferase family 2 protein; this encodes MRTLLRTSIEPSDFYQITKEFDIKKDTGRITISIPKKASSHQWVQVFDRGYDVPSSDRFHQKSAYKDDTDVIDISVSVESEGQGEFVLAVLQYDDEKRILNDNKAFKVKKGQSKFNMTSVRHIRAKSFKVRINIGSDPLNFTIDDFIIWQKSALSEEYIEWSRIQKVREKVNLLDYMDPVPGSHEVIIHNPFWSGYDFSKERMGYSHLISVIVPIYNTSEYLPKCIDSLLAQTIKDIEIILINDGSKDNSLEIMKSYQSRYPEKIKIIDQENQGQGAARNEGIKASTGRYIMFLDSDDEYVPNACEMLFWVAKKYCCDMVVGRIAWNLNSKIIPQESHEKKLVKYLSRRFINIRNDQSAMFMNIVCTLYSSQLLKENNIMFPEGVFWEDMPFALQAWYYSKNIGVCSEIVYLRTMRDDSTTKTYNFKLINDKIEISKMISQRFNEYGLHSMYKYFDWVIKDIDERIELIHSEDERIKALKLWSVEKKNLTKLRKYHEIKFLRNKN